The window TCCTGGTGCTCGTCCAGAAGCGCATAACACGGGCCTAACTGGGAGGGAGCAAGCGCATGTCAGTAACGGAGCGGCAGGTCGCCGCCGGAAACCGCACCCTAGCTGCGGATCCCAGGCGGTGGGAGCTCGGGAGGGCGCGTTGGGCGCGGGCAGCGGCTGTCTACGTGATGCTTCTGGCGTTTTCATTCCTTTTCACCGGGCCGTTCTTGTTTGCCGTGCTGAGCAGCCTCAAAGACAATCCCACCGAGTGGCCGCCCAGGCTCGATCCGCCACAGCTCTCCCCGGTGAACTGGGGCGCTGCGTGGAGACTCGGGCGCACGGGGGGCGGAGGCGGGTTCTTCGGCGCCTTTGCCCCGGGAGCAGTCGTGCCGTTCAGAGTTACCTACGAGCTTGAAGAGGGAGAAACAGCTGTGCCGCCCATTGTTACTGTTCCAAGGCGCGTGGCCGGCGCCGGGGCGGCGGCGCTGCGTCTTGAGCCGTTCGCGGCGGACGCGGCGAAAGTGAGCGAGCCCCGGGAGGTCGGACGGGAAGCTGTCGGAAGCACGACTCACGTGACCTACGAATTCGAGATATCCCATACTGGGACCATGACCTACAACAAGCTCCCCCTGGATGTGGAAGTCCCGCTCTACCAGAAATTCGTGAAGGCCACGCTGTCCCCGAACCGAATCGAGCGACTCGGCAGAGTCCAGAGCTGGAACAACATAACAGGCGGCCTGATCCCCTACGTGTTCCAGAACTACAACCGGGTTTTCAGGGAGAACTACAGCAGGTCAACCGGGAGGAGCTTGTTTCTCACCTGGATCAGGAACTCGTTGCTTGTCGCCGCGGTCAGGGTTCTGACGACCCTCTTGATCGCGTCGATGGCCGGCTACGCCCTCGCCAGGCTGAGATTCCGCGGGAGGCAAGCTCTCTTCGTCCTCACGCTTTTCTCCATGATGATTCCCGGCCAGGTCACCTTCATTTCAAACTACCTTGTGCTTCGCGATGGCATATTCGGCCTCTCGAGGCTGTTCGGAGCGGGATCGCTTCTCAATACGTGGCCCGGCTTTCTCATCTCGACGATGGTCGGCGGTAGCGCGGTCTTCATCATGAAGCAGTTCTTCGAAGGCCTGCCGAAGGATCTGGAGGAGTCCGCCAGAATCGACGGCGCGACTACGATTCAGACCTTCTTCAGGATCATGTTGCCCTTGTCAAAACCCGCGCTCGGCGCGCTCGCGATTCTCACGTTCCAGGGAGCGTGGAACGAGTTCTTCTGGCCGTTGATTGTTCTCACTTCGCCCCAGGATCGATACACCCTCACGATAGGGTTGCTCAACTTCAGAAGCAGCTACGCGGTGGCTTTCGATTGGGGGCCAATGCTTGCGGGGGCAGTCGTTTCTGCTCTGCCCATTATCGTGCTGTTCGTGGTGTTTCAG is drawn from Bacillota bacterium and contains these coding sequences:
- a CDS encoding carbohydrate ABC transporter permease, encoding MSVTERQVAAGNRTLAADPRRWELGRARWARAAAVYVMLLAFSFLFTGPFLFAVLSSLKDNPTEWPPRLDPPQLSPVNWGAAWRLGRTGGGGGFFGAFAPGAVVPFRVTYELEEGETAVPPIVTVPRRVAGAGAAALRLEPFAADAAKVSEPREVGREAVGSTTHVTYEFEISHTGTMTYNKLPLDVEVPLYQKFVKATLSPNRIERLGRVQSWNNITGGLIPYVFQNYNRVFRENYSRSTGRSLFLTWIRNSLLVAAVRVLTTLLIASMAGYALARLRFRGRQALFVLTLFSMMIPGQVTFISNYLVLRDGIFGLSRLFGAGSLLNTWPGFLISTMVGGSAVFIMKQFFEGLPKDLEESARIDGATTIQTFFRIMLPLSKPALGALAILTFQGAWNEFFWPLIVLTSPQDRYTLTIGLLNFRSSYAVAFDWGPMLAGAVVSALPIIVLFVVFQRYFVEGISFTGIKG